Proteins encoded in a region of the Deltaproteobacteria bacterium genome:
- a CDS encoding PilZ domain-containing protein → MYRQGNVQWAEEWPDDVCSKDPRRMPGDEQKPGPKSAHREKTLPGIGSRRLTPRYKMPADVLVVPMAASLEPFWATTEDVGHRGVFVLAARRPPIDALVMLKLVTQNGPPLRIKSRVVHAVEGVGFGCQFLEVTPEVAAAISRLVATASGASLPTVVSEN, encoded by the coding sequence ATGTACCGACAGGGAAACGTGCAGTGGGCCGAGGAATGGCCCGACGATGTCTGCTCGAAGGACCCGCGCAGGATGCCTGGAGACGAGCAAAAACCCGGTCCGAAGTCAGCACACCGCGAGAAGACCTTGCCGGGAATCGGCAGTCGGCGGCTCACGCCCCGCTACAAGATGCCCGCCGACGTGCTCGTCGTGCCCATGGCGGCGAGCCTCGAGCCCTTCTGGGCCACCACGGAGGACGTGGGGCACCGGGGGGTCTTCGTCCTCGCGGCGCGTCGCCCCCCCATCGACGCGCTGGTGATGCTGAAGCTCGTGACCCAGAACGGGCCTCCGCTGCGCATCAAGTCCCGCGTGGTTCACGCCGTGGAGGGGGTCGGGTTCGGCTGCCAGTTCCTCGAGGTCACGCCCGAGGTCGCAGCGGCGATCAGCCGCCTGGTCGCGACGGCGAGCGGGGCGTCTTTGCCCACCGTCGTCTCGGAGAACTGA